In one window of Candidatus Sulfuricurvum sp. RIFRC-1 DNA:
- a CDS encoding L,D-transpeptidase family protein, producing MLKIIFTLFLSCALSALFASQQLIVVLTPELNATSASLQRYEKQNMWVKIGDKIPVTLGRSGLGYVAFKEPLKNEGDGRSPAGLFPITSTFGYDHNTTFKLPYWHADENLYCVDDVNDSRYNKILRIYDKSALPSSYEVMRRSDGVYRYGAVIGYNASAQRGRGSCIFIHLNKSNKAPTSGCTAMDEVPLRTVLEWLDGAKKPHILQIVKSECDKYREEFRGIACE from the coding sequence ATGTTGAAAATAATTTTTACCCTCTTCCTTTCCTGTGCGCTCTCTGCGCTCTTTGCATCGCAGCAACTTATAGTTGTTCTTACACCGGAGCTAAACGCGACCAGCGCTTCCTTGCAGAGGTATGAAAAGCAAAATATGTGGGTTAAAATCGGAGATAAAATCCCCGTTACTTTAGGTCGAAGCGGTTTAGGATACGTTGCATTCAAAGAACCGCTCAAGAATGAGGGAGACGGCAGATCACCTGCCGGTTTATTTCCCATAACATCGACTTTCGGGTACGACCACAATACGACGTTTAAACTTCCTTATTGGCATGCGGATGAAAATCTCTACTGTGTGGATGACGTCAATGATTCGCGCTATAACAAAATCCTCCGTATTTATGACAAAAGTGCTCTCCCCTCCAGTTATGAAGTGATGCGCCGGAGTGATGGTGTTTATCGCTACGGTGCAGTCATCGGGTATAACGCATCGGCTCAGCGCGGCCGGGGTTCGTGTATCTTTATCCATCTTAACAAAAGTAATAAAGCTCCTACATCGGGATGTACGGCAATGGATGAGGTTCCTCTGAGAACAGTATTAGAGTGGTTGGATGGAGCTAAAAAACCGCATATTTTACAAATAGTGAAAAGTGAGTGCGACAAATACAGAGAAGAGTTTCGTGGGATCGCGTGTGAGTGA